In Theropithecus gelada isolate Dixy chromosome 13, Tgel_1.0, whole genome shotgun sequence, one DNA window encodes the following:
- the PFN4 gene encoding profilin-4: MSHLQSLLLDTLLGTKHVDSAALIKIQERSLCAASPGFNVMPSDVRTLVNGFAKNPLQTRREGLYFKEKDYRCVRADEYSLYAKNENAGVVVVKTHLYLLVATYTEGMYPSVCVEATESLGDYLRKKGS, from the exons ATGAGCCATTTGCAGAGCTTATTGTTAGACACCCTCTTGGGAACCAAGCATGTGGACAGTGCAGCCCTCATCAAAATCCAGGAGCGGAGCCTGTGTGCAGCATCACCAGgttttaat GTAATGCCCAGTGATGTCCGAACACTGGTGAATGGATTTGCCAAGAACCCTTTGCAAACCCGAAGAGAAGGATTGTATTTCAAGGAAAAGGATTATAGATGTGTCCGGGCAGATGAATATTCTCTTTATGCCAAAAAT GAGAACGCTGGTGTGGTTGTCGTGAAGACCCATCTGTATCTTCTGGTGGCAACTTACACTGAGGGCATGTATCCTAGTGTCTGTGTGGAAGCCACAGAGAGCCTGG GAGACTacctaagaaaaaaaggaagttga